The Haloferax sp. Atlit-12N region GGATAAGTACGCCAACTACTTCCCCGAACTCCAGCGCGCGTACAAGAACGCCTTCGAGACGATGAACGACGAGTTCGACTCGTCGCTCATCCACGGGGTCGACCAGCAGATTCTCAACGAGTCCGAGCCGTTCTACGAGGACGGCGACTTCTCCGTACAGCTCCCCGAGAACCCCGCCGAACGACTGACTGCGGTCGAAATCGACGATGACGAGCTCGACGCCGTCCTCGACCGCTACGTCG contains the following coding sequences:
- a CDS encoding DUF5783 family protein; the protein is MTDFDPEKFEDKYANYFPELQRAYKNAFETMNDEFDSSLIHGVDQQILNESEPFYEDGDFSVQLPENPAERLTAVEIDDDELDAVLDRYVDEIEGELRRVFGVEA